One window from the genome of Microcebus murinus isolate Inina chromosome X, M.murinus_Inina_mat1.0, whole genome shotgun sequence encodes:
- the CDK16 gene encoding cyclin-dependent kinase 16 isoform X1, with protein MWSWYHQNMPSYGRPVCRISSTTLLNEPIIPSSTGFVTVVAPDDTCCGVLCCPSDPLPPETTNLPTGPLPSASSSLSQVTMDRMKKIKRQLSMTLRGGRGIDKTNGAPEQIGLDESGGGGGSDPGEVPTHVAPGEPRSGRGPLSSAPEIVHEDLKMGSDGESDQASATSSDEVQSPVRVRMRNHPPRKISTEDINKRLSLPADIRLPEGYLEKLTLNSPIFDKPLSRRLRRVSLSEIGFGKLETYIKLDKLGEGTYATVYKGKSKLTDNLVALKEIRLEHEEGAPCTAIREVSLLKDLKHANIVTLHDIIHTEKSLTLVFEYLDKDLKQYLDDCGNVINMHNVKLFLFQLLRGLAYCHRQKVLHRDLKPQNLLINERGELKLADFGLARAKSIPTKTYSNEVVTLWYRPPDILLGSTDYSTQIDMWGVGCIFYEMATGRPLFPGSTVEEQLHFIFRILGTPTEDTWPGILSNEEFKTYNYPKYRAESLLSHAPRLDGDGADLLTKLLQFEGRNRISAEDAMKHPFFFSLGERIHKLPDTTSIFALKEIQLQKEANLRSSSMPDSVVAGGQHGRASLPH; from the exons ATGTGGAGCTGGTACCATCAGAACATGCCATCCTATGGGCGTCCCGTGTGCCGTATCAGTAGTACCACACTTCTCAACGAGCCCATTATCCCATCCTCGACTGGGTTCGTCACTGTTGTTGCTCCTGATGACACCTGCTGTGGAGTCCTCTGTTGCCCCAGTGATCCTCTCCCACCAGAGACCACCAATCTACCAACTGGGCCCTTGCCCTCAGCCAGCTCAAGTCTGAGCCAG GTCACCATGGATCGGATGAAGAAGATCAAACGGCAGCTGTCAATGACACTCCGAGGTGGCCGAGGCATAGACAAGACCAATGGTGCCCCTGAACAGATAGGCCTGGATgagagtggtggtggtggtggcagtgaccCTGGAGAGGTCCCCACCCATGTTGCCCCTGGGGAACCTCGCTCTGGACGAGGCCCACTCAGCTCTGCACCAG AGATTGTGCACGAGGACTTGAAGATGGGGTCTGATGGGGAGAGTGACCAGGCTTCGGCCACATCCTCGGATGAGGTGCAGTCTCCAGTGAGGGTGCGCATGCGCAACCATCCCCCACGCAAGATCTCCACCGAG GACATTAACAAGCGACTATCGCTACCAGCTGACATCCGGTTGCCTGAGGGCTACCTTGAGAAGCTGACTCTCAATAGCCCCATCTTTGACAAGCCCCTCAGCCGCCGCCTCCGTCGAGTCAGCCTG TCTGAGATTGGCTTTGGGAAATTGGAGACCTACATCAAGCTGGACAAGCTGGGTGAG GGTACCTATGCCACAGTCTACAAGGGCAAAAGCAAGCTCACAGACAACCTTGTAGCACTCAAGGAGATCAGACTGGAACATGAAGAGGGGGCACCCTGCACCGCCATCCGGGAAG TGTCTCTGCTCAAGGACCTCAAACATGCCAACATCGTTACGCTGCATGACATTATCCACACGGAGAAGTCCCTCACCCTTGTCTTTGAGTACCTG GACAAGGACTTGAAGCAGTACCTGGATGACTGTGGGAACGTCATCAATATGCACAACGTGAAA CTGTTCCTGTTCCAGCTGCTCCGTGGCCTGGCCTACTGCCACCGGCAGAAGGTGCTACACCGAGACCTCAAGCCCCAGAACCTGCTTATCAACGAGAGGGGAGAGCTCAAGCTGGCTGACTTCG GCTTGGCACGGGCCAAGTCAATCCCAACAAAGACATACTCCAATGAAGTGGTGACACTGTGGTACCGGCCACCTGACATCCTGCTTGGGTCCACAGACTACTCCACCCAGATTGACATGTG GGGTGTGGGCTGCATCTTCTATGAGATGGCTACAGGCCGGCCACTCTTCCCAGGCTCCACAGTTGAGGAACAGCTGCACTTCATCTTCCGCATCTTAG GAACCCCAACTGAGGACACATGGCCAGGCATCCTGTCCAATGAGGAGTTTAAGACATACAACTACCCCAAGTACCGAGCCGAGTCCCTTTTGAGCCATGCACCCCG ACTTGATGGCGACGGGGCTGACCTCCTCACCAAGCTGCTGCAG TTTGAGGGTCGAAATCGGATCTCTGCAGAGGATGCCATGAAACATCCATTCTTCTTCAGTCTGGGGGAGCGGATCCACAAACTTCCTGACA CTA
- the CDK16 gene encoding cyclin-dependent kinase 16 isoform X2, which translates to MWSWYHQNMPSYGRPVCRISSTTLLNEPIIPSSTGFVTVVAPDDTCCGVLCCPSDPLPPETTNLPTGPLPSASSSLSQVTMDRMKKIKRQLSMTLRGGRGIDKTNGAPEQIGLDESGGGGGSDPGEVPTHVAPGEPRSGRGPLSSAPEIVHEDLKMGSDGESDQASATSSDEVQSPVRVRMRNHPPRKISTEDINKRLSLPADIRLPEGYLEKLTLNSPIFDKPLSRRLRRVSLSEIGFGKLETYIKLDKLGEGTYATVYKGKSKLTDNLVALKEIRLEHEEGAPCTAIREVSLLKDLKHANIVTLHDIIHTEKSLTLVFEYLDKDLKQYLDDCGNVINMHNVKLFLFQLLRGLAYCHRQKVLHRDLKPQNLLINERGELKLADFGLARAKSIPTKTYSNEVVTLWYRPPDILLGSTDYSTQIDMWGVGCIFYEMATGRPLFPGSTVEEQLHFIFRILGTPTEDTWPGILSNEEFKTYNYPKYRAESLLSHAPRLDGDGADLLTKLLQFEGRNRISAEDAMKHPFFFSLGERIHKLPDTTSIFALKEIQLQKEANLRSSSMPDSVAGGQHGRASLPH; encoded by the exons ATGTGGAGCTGGTACCATCAGAACATGCCATCCTATGGGCGTCCCGTGTGCCGTATCAGTAGTACCACACTTCTCAACGAGCCCATTATCCCATCCTCGACTGGGTTCGTCACTGTTGTTGCTCCTGATGACACCTGCTGTGGAGTCCTCTGTTGCCCCAGTGATCCTCTCCCACCAGAGACCACCAATCTACCAACTGGGCCCTTGCCCTCAGCCAGCTCAAGTCTGAGCCAG GTCACCATGGATCGGATGAAGAAGATCAAACGGCAGCTGTCAATGACACTCCGAGGTGGCCGAGGCATAGACAAGACCAATGGTGCCCCTGAACAGATAGGCCTGGATgagagtggtggtggtggtggcagtgaccCTGGAGAGGTCCCCACCCATGTTGCCCCTGGGGAACCTCGCTCTGGACGAGGCCCACTCAGCTCTGCACCAG AGATTGTGCACGAGGACTTGAAGATGGGGTCTGATGGGGAGAGTGACCAGGCTTCGGCCACATCCTCGGATGAGGTGCAGTCTCCAGTGAGGGTGCGCATGCGCAACCATCCCCCACGCAAGATCTCCACCGAG GACATTAACAAGCGACTATCGCTACCAGCTGACATCCGGTTGCCTGAGGGCTACCTTGAGAAGCTGACTCTCAATAGCCCCATCTTTGACAAGCCCCTCAGCCGCCGCCTCCGTCGAGTCAGCCTG TCTGAGATTGGCTTTGGGAAATTGGAGACCTACATCAAGCTGGACAAGCTGGGTGAG GGTACCTATGCCACAGTCTACAAGGGCAAAAGCAAGCTCACAGACAACCTTGTAGCACTCAAGGAGATCAGACTGGAACATGAAGAGGGGGCACCCTGCACCGCCATCCGGGAAG TGTCTCTGCTCAAGGACCTCAAACATGCCAACATCGTTACGCTGCATGACATTATCCACACGGAGAAGTCCCTCACCCTTGTCTTTGAGTACCTG GACAAGGACTTGAAGCAGTACCTGGATGACTGTGGGAACGTCATCAATATGCACAACGTGAAA CTGTTCCTGTTCCAGCTGCTCCGTGGCCTGGCCTACTGCCACCGGCAGAAGGTGCTACACCGAGACCTCAAGCCCCAGAACCTGCTTATCAACGAGAGGGGAGAGCTCAAGCTGGCTGACTTCG GCTTGGCACGGGCCAAGTCAATCCCAACAAAGACATACTCCAATGAAGTGGTGACACTGTGGTACCGGCCACCTGACATCCTGCTTGGGTCCACAGACTACTCCACCCAGATTGACATGTG GGGTGTGGGCTGCATCTTCTATGAGATGGCTACAGGCCGGCCACTCTTCCCAGGCTCCACAGTTGAGGAACAGCTGCACTTCATCTTCCGCATCTTAG GAACCCCAACTGAGGACACATGGCCAGGCATCCTGTCCAATGAGGAGTTTAAGACATACAACTACCCCAAGTACCGAGCCGAGTCCCTTTTGAGCCATGCACCCCG ACTTGATGGCGACGGGGCTGACCTCCTCACCAAGCTGCTGCAG TTTGAGGGTCGAAATCGGATCTCTGCAGAGGATGCCATGAAACATCCATTCTTCTTCAGTCTGGGGGAGCGGATCCACAAACTTCCTGACA CTA
- the CDK16 gene encoding cyclin-dependent kinase 16 isoform X3, with protein sequence MWSWYHQNMPSYGRPVCRISSTTLLNEPIIPSSTGFVTVVAPDDTCCGVLCCPSDPLPPETTNLPTGPLPSASSSLSQVTMDRMKKIKRQLSMTLRGGRGIDKTNGAPEQIGLDESGGGGGSDPGEVPTHVAPGEPRSGRGPLSSAPEIVHEDLKMGSDGESDQASATSSDEVQSPVRVRMRNHPPRKISTEDINKRLSLPADIRLPEGYLEKLTLNSPIFDKPLSRRLRRVSLSEIGFGKLETYIKLDKLGEGTYATVYKGKSKLTDNLVALKEIRLEHEEGAPCTAIREVSLLKDLKHANIVTLHDIIHTEKSLTLVFEYLDKDLKQYLDDCGNVINMHNVKLFLFQLLRGLAYCHRQKVLHRDLKPQNLLINERGELKLADFGLARAKSIPTKTYSNEVVTLWYRPPDILLGSTDYSTQIDMWGVGCIFYEMATGRPLFPGSTVEEQLHFIFRILGTPTEDTWPGILSNEEFKTYNYPKYRAESLLSHAPRLDGDGADLLTKLLQFEGRNRISAEDAMKHPFFFSLGERIHKLPDTTSIFALKEIQLQKEANLRSSSMPDSGRPAFRVVDTEF encoded by the exons ATGTGGAGCTGGTACCATCAGAACATGCCATCCTATGGGCGTCCCGTGTGCCGTATCAGTAGTACCACACTTCTCAACGAGCCCATTATCCCATCCTCGACTGGGTTCGTCACTGTTGTTGCTCCTGATGACACCTGCTGTGGAGTCCTCTGTTGCCCCAGTGATCCTCTCCCACCAGAGACCACCAATCTACCAACTGGGCCCTTGCCCTCAGCCAGCTCAAGTCTGAGCCAG GTCACCATGGATCGGATGAAGAAGATCAAACGGCAGCTGTCAATGACACTCCGAGGTGGCCGAGGCATAGACAAGACCAATGGTGCCCCTGAACAGATAGGCCTGGATgagagtggtggtggtggtggcagtgaccCTGGAGAGGTCCCCACCCATGTTGCCCCTGGGGAACCTCGCTCTGGACGAGGCCCACTCAGCTCTGCACCAG AGATTGTGCACGAGGACTTGAAGATGGGGTCTGATGGGGAGAGTGACCAGGCTTCGGCCACATCCTCGGATGAGGTGCAGTCTCCAGTGAGGGTGCGCATGCGCAACCATCCCCCACGCAAGATCTCCACCGAG GACATTAACAAGCGACTATCGCTACCAGCTGACATCCGGTTGCCTGAGGGCTACCTTGAGAAGCTGACTCTCAATAGCCCCATCTTTGACAAGCCCCTCAGCCGCCGCCTCCGTCGAGTCAGCCTG TCTGAGATTGGCTTTGGGAAATTGGAGACCTACATCAAGCTGGACAAGCTGGGTGAG GGTACCTATGCCACAGTCTACAAGGGCAAAAGCAAGCTCACAGACAACCTTGTAGCACTCAAGGAGATCAGACTGGAACATGAAGAGGGGGCACCCTGCACCGCCATCCGGGAAG TGTCTCTGCTCAAGGACCTCAAACATGCCAACATCGTTACGCTGCATGACATTATCCACACGGAGAAGTCCCTCACCCTTGTCTTTGAGTACCTG GACAAGGACTTGAAGCAGTACCTGGATGACTGTGGGAACGTCATCAATATGCACAACGTGAAA CTGTTCCTGTTCCAGCTGCTCCGTGGCCTGGCCTACTGCCACCGGCAGAAGGTGCTACACCGAGACCTCAAGCCCCAGAACCTGCTTATCAACGAGAGGGGAGAGCTCAAGCTGGCTGACTTCG GCTTGGCACGGGCCAAGTCAATCCCAACAAAGACATACTCCAATGAAGTGGTGACACTGTGGTACCGGCCACCTGACATCCTGCTTGGGTCCACAGACTACTCCACCCAGATTGACATGTG GGGTGTGGGCTGCATCTTCTATGAGATGGCTACAGGCCGGCCACTCTTCCCAGGCTCCACAGTTGAGGAACAGCTGCACTTCATCTTCCGCATCTTAG GAACCCCAACTGAGGACACATGGCCAGGCATCCTGTCCAATGAGGAGTTTAAGACATACAACTACCCCAAGTACCGAGCCGAGTCCCTTTTGAGCCATGCACCCCG ACTTGATGGCGACGGGGCTGACCTCCTCACCAAGCTGCTGCAG TTTGAGGGTCGAAATCGGATCTCTGCAGAGGATGCCATGAAACATCCATTCTTCTTCAGTCTGGGGGAGCGGATCCACAAACTTCCTGACA CTA
- the CDK16 gene encoding cyclin-dependent kinase 16 isoform X4, producing the protein MPLDQVTMDRMKKIKRQLSMTLRGGRGIDKTNGAPEQIGLDESGGGGGSDPGEVPTHVAPGEPRSGRGPLSSAPEIVHEDLKMGSDGESDQASATSSDEVQSPVRVRMRNHPPRKISTEDINKRLSLPADIRLPEGYLEKLTLNSPIFDKPLSRRLRRVSLSEIGFGKLETYIKLDKLGEGTYATVYKGKSKLTDNLVALKEIRLEHEEGAPCTAIREVSLLKDLKHANIVTLHDIIHTEKSLTLVFEYLDKDLKQYLDDCGNVINMHNVKLFLFQLLRGLAYCHRQKVLHRDLKPQNLLINERGELKLADFGLARAKSIPTKTYSNEVVTLWYRPPDILLGSTDYSTQIDMWGVGCIFYEMATGRPLFPGSTVEEQLHFIFRILGTPTEDTWPGILSNEEFKTYNYPKYRAESLLSHAPRLDGDGADLLTKLLQFEGRNRISAEDAMKHPFFFSLGERIHKLPDTTSIFALKEIQLQKEANLRSSSMPDSGRPAFRVVDTEF; encoded by the exons ATGCCCCTTGATCAGGTCACCATGGATCGGATGAAGAAGATCAAACGGCAGCTGTCAATGACACTCCGAGGTGGCCGAGGCATAGACAAGACCAATGGTGCCCCTGAACAGATAGGCCTGGATgagagtggtggtggtggtggcagtgaccCTGGAGAGGTCCCCACCCATGTTGCCCCTGGGGAACCTCGCTCTGGACGAGGCCCACTCAGCTCTGCACCAG AGATTGTGCACGAGGACTTGAAGATGGGGTCTGATGGGGAGAGTGACCAGGCTTCGGCCACATCCTCGGATGAGGTGCAGTCTCCAGTGAGGGTGCGCATGCGCAACCATCCCCCACGCAAGATCTCCACCGAG GACATTAACAAGCGACTATCGCTACCAGCTGACATCCGGTTGCCTGAGGGCTACCTTGAGAAGCTGACTCTCAATAGCCCCATCTTTGACAAGCCCCTCAGCCGCCGCCTCCGTCGAGTCAGCCTG TCTGAGATTGGCTTTGGGAAATTGGAGACCTACATCAAGCTGGACAAGCTGGGTGAG GGTACCTATGCCACAGTCTACAAGGGCAAAAGCAAGCTCACAGACAACCTTGTAGCACTCAAGGAGATCAGACTGGAACATGAAGAGGGGGCACCCTGCACCGCCATCCGGGAAG TGTCTCTGCTCAAGGACCTCAAACATGCCAACATCGTTACGCTGCATGACATTATCCACACGGAGAAGTCCCTCACCCTTGTCTTTGAGTACCTG GACAAGGACTTGAAGCAGTACCTGGATGACTGTGGGAACGTCATCAATATGCACAACGTGAAA CTGTTCCTGTTCCAGCTGCTCCGTGGCCTGGCCTACTGCCACCGGCAGAAGGTGCTACACCGAGACCTCAAGCCCCAGAACCTGCTTATCAACGAGAGGGGAGAGCTCAAGCTGGCTGACTTCG GCTTGGCACGGGCCAAGTCAATCCCAACAAAGACATACTCCAATGAAGTGGTGACACTGTGGTACCGGCCACCTGACATCCTGCTTGGGTCCACAGACTACTCCACCCAGATTGACATGTG GGGTGTGGGCTGCATCTTCTATGAGATGGCTACAGGCCGGCCACTCTTCCCAGGCTCCACAGTTGAGGAACAGCTGCACTTCATCTTCCGCATCTTAG GAACCCCAACTGAGGACACATGGCCAGGCATCCTGTCCAATGAGGAGTTTAAGACATACAACTACCCCAAGTACCGAGCCGAGTCCCTTTTGAGCCATGCACCCCG ACTTGATGGCGACGGGGCTGACCTCCTCACCAAGCTGCTGCAG TTTGAGGGTCGAAATCGGATCTCTGCAGAGGATGCCATGAAACATCCATTCTTCTTCAGTCTGGGGGAGCGGATCCACAAACTTCCTGACA CTA
- the CDK16 gene encoding cyclin-dependent kinase 16 isoform X6 has translation MDRMKKIKRQLSMTLRGGRGIDKTNGAPEQIGLDESGGGGGSDPGEVPTHVAPGEPRSGRGPLSSAPEIVHEDLKMGSDGESDQASATSSDEVQSPVRVRMRNHPPRKISTEDINKRLSLPADIRLPEGYLEKLTLNSPIFDKPLSRRLRRVSLSEIGFGKLETYIKLDKLGEGTYATVYKGKSKLTDNLVALKEIRLEHEEGAPCTAIREVSLLKDLKHANIVTLHDIIHTEKSLTLVFEYLDKDLKQYLDDCGNVINMHNVKLFLFQLLRGLAYCHRQKVLHRDLKPQNLLINERGELKLADFGLARAKSIPTKTYSNEVVTLWYRPPDILLGSTDYSTQIDMWGVGCIFYEMATGRPLFPGSTVEEQLHFIFRILGTPTEDTWPGILSNEEFKTYNYPKYRAESLLSHAPRLDGDGADLLTKLLQFEGRNRISAEDAMKHPFFFSLGERIHKLPDTTSIFALKEIQLQKEANLRSSSMPDSVAGGQHGRASLPH, from the exons ATGGATCGGATGAAGAAGATCAAACGGCAGCTGTCAATGACACTCCGAGGTGGCCGAGGCATAGACAAGACCAATGGTGCCCCTGAACAGATAGGCCTGGATgagagtggtggtggtggtggcagtgaccCTGGAGAGGTCCCCACCCATGTTGCCCCTGGGGAACCTCGCTCTGGACGAGGCCCACTCAGCTCTGCACCAG AGATTGTGCACGAGGACTTGAAGATGGGGTCTGATGGGGAGAGTGACCAGGCTTCGGCCACATCCTCGGATGAGGTGCAGTCTCCAGTGAGGGTGCGCATGCGCAACCATCCCCCACGCAAGATCTCCACCGAG GACATTAACAAGCGACTATCGCTACCAGCTGACATCCGGTTGCCTGAGGGCTACCTTGAGAAGCTGACTCTCAATAGCCCCATCTTTGACAAGCCCCTCAGCCGCCGCCTCCGTCGAGTCAGCCTG TCTGAGATTGGCTTTGGGAAATTGGAGACCTACATCAAGCTGGACAAGCTGGGTGAG GGTACCTATGCCACAGTCTACAAGGGCAAAAGCAAGCTCACAGACAACCTTGTAGCACTCAAGGAGATCAGACTGGAACATGAAGAGGGGGCACCCTGCACCGCCATCCGGGAAG TGTCTCTGCTCAAGGACCTCAAACATGCCAACATCGTTACGCTGCATGACATTATCCACACGGAGAAGTCCCTCACCCTTGTCTTTGAGTACCTG GACAAGGACTTGAAGCAGTACCTGGATGACTGTGGGAACGTCATCAATATGCACAACGTGAAA CTGTTCCTGTTCCAGCTGCTCCGTGGCCTGGCCTACTGCCACCGGCAGAAGGTGCTACACCGAGACCTCAAGCCCCAGAACCTGCTTATCAACGAGAGGGGAGAGCTCAAGCTGGCTGACTTCG GCTTGGCACGGGCCAAGTCAATCCCAACAAAGACATACTCCAATGAAGTGGTGACACTGTGGTACCGGCCACCTGACATCCTGCTTGGGTCCACAGACTACTCCACCCAGATTGACATGTG GGGTGTGGGCTGCATCTTCTATGAGATGGCTACAGGCCGGCCACTCTTCCCAGGCTCCACAGTTGAGGAACAGCTGCACTTCATCTTCCGCATCTTAG GAACCCCAACTGAGGACACATGGCCAGGCATCCTGTCCAATGAGGAGTTTAAGACATACAACTACCCCAAGTACCGAGCCGAGTCCCTTTTGAGCCATGCACCCCG ACTTGATGGCGACGGGGCTGACCTCCTCACCAAGCTGCTGCAG TTTGAGGGTCGAAATCGGATCTCTGCAGAGGATGCCATGAAACATCCATTCTTCTTCAGTCTGGGGGAGCGGATCCACAAACTTCCTGACA CTA
- the CDK16 gene encoding cyclin-dependent kinase 16 isoform X5 has product MDRMKKIKRQLSMTLRGGRGIDKTNGAPEQIGLDESGGGGGSDPGEVPTHVAPGEPRSGRGPLSSAPEIVHEDLKMGSDGESDQASATSSDEVQSPVRVRMRNHPPRKISTEDINKRLSLPADIRLPEGYLEKLTLNSPIFDKPLSRRLRRVSLSEIGFGKLETYIKLDKLGEGTYATVYKGKSKLTDNLVALKEIRLEHEEGAPCTAIREVSLLKDLKHANIVTLHDIIHTEKSLTLVFEYLDKDLKQYLDDCGNVINMHNVKLFLFQLLRGLAYCHRQKVLHRDLKPQNLLINERGELKLADFGLARAKSIPTKTYSNEVVTLWYRPPDILLGSTDYSTQIDMWGVGCIFYEMATGRPLFPGSTVEEQLHFIFRILGTPTEDTWPGILSNEEFKTYNYPKYRAESLLSHAPRLDGDGADLLTKLLQFEGRNRISAEDAMKHPFFFSLGERIHKLPDTTSIFALKEIQLQKEANLRSSSMPDSVVAGGQHGRASLPH; this is encoded by the exons ATGGATCGGATGAAGAAGATCAAACGGCAGCTGTCAATGACACTCCGAGGTGGCCGAGGCATAGACAAGACCAATGGTGCCCCTGAACAGATAGGCCTGGATgagagtggtggtggtggtggcagtgaccCTGGAGAGGTCCCCACCCATGTTGCCCCTGGGGAACCTCGCTCTGGACGAGGCCCACTCAGCTCTGCACCAG AGATTGTGCACGAGGACTTGAAGATGGGGTCTGATGGGGAGAGTGACCAGGCTTCGGCCACATCCTCGGATGAGGTGCAGTCTCCAGTGAGGGTGCGCATGCGCAACCATCCCCCACGCAAGATCTCCACCGAG GACATTAACAAGCGACTATCGCTACCAGCTGACATCCGGTTGCCTGAGGGCTACCTTGAGAAGCTGACTCTCAATAGCCCCATCTTTGACAAGCCCCTCAGCCGCCGCCTCCGTCGAGTCAGCCTG TCTGAGATTGGCTTTGGGAAATTGGAGACCTACATCAAGCTGGACAAGCTGGGTGAG GGTACCTATGCCACAGTCTACAAGGGCAAAAGCAAGCTCACAGACAACCTTGTAGCACTCAAGGAGATCAGACTGGAACATGAAGAGGGGGCACCCTGCACCGCCATCCGGGAAG TGTCTCTGCTCAAGGACCTCAAACATGCCAACATCGTTACGCTGCATGACATTATCCACACGGAGAAGTCCCTCACCCTTGTCTTTGAGTACCTG GACAAGGACTTGAAGCAGTACCTGGATGACTGTGGGAACGTCATCAATATGCACAACGTGAAA CTGTTCCTGTTCCAGCTGCTCCGTGGCCTGGCCTACTGCCACCGGCAGAAGGTGCTACACCGAGACCTCAAGCCCCAGAACCTGCTTATCAACGAGAGGGGAGAGCTCAAGCTGGCTGACTTCG GCTTGGCACGGGCCAAGTCAATCCCAACAAAGACATACTCCAATGAAGTGGTGACACTGTGGTACCGGCCACCTGACATCCTGCTTGGGTCCACAGACTACTCCACCCAGATTGACATGTG GGGTGTGGGCTGCATCTTCTATGAGATGGCTACAGGCCGGCCACTCTTCCCAGGCTCCACAGTTGAGGAACAGCTGCACTTCATCTTCCGCATCTTAG GAACCCCAACTGAGGACACATGGCCAGGCATCCTGTCCAATGAGGAGTTTAAGACATACAACTACCCCAAGTACCGAGCCGAGTCCCTTTTGAGCCATGCACCCCG ACTTGATGGCGACGGGGCTGACCTCCTCACCAAGCTGCTGCAG TTTGAGGGTCGAAATCGGATCTCTGCAGAGGATGCCATGAAACATCCATTCTTCTTCAGTCTGGGGGAGCGGATCCACAAACTTCCTGACA CTA
- the CDK16 gene encoding cyclin-dependent kinase 16 isoform X7, translating into MDRMKKIKRQLSMTLRGGRGIDKTNGAPEQIGLDESGGGGGSDPGEVPTHVAPGEPRSGRGPLSSAPEIVHEDLKMGSDGESDQASATSSDEVQSPVRVRMRNHPPRKISTEDINKRLSLPADIRLPEGYLEKLTLNSPIFDKPLSRRLRRVSLSEIGFGKLETYIKLDKLGEGTYATVYKGKSKLTDNLVALKEIRLEHEEGAPCTAIREVSLLKDLKHANIVTLHDIIHTEKSLTLVFEYLDKDLKQYLDDCGNVINMHNVKLFLFQLLRGLAYCHRQKVLHRDLKPQNLLINERGELKLADFGLARAKSIPTKTYSNEVVTLWYRPPDILLGSTDYSTQIDMWGVGCIFYEMATGRPLFPGSTVEEQLHFIFRILGTPTEDTWPGILSNEEFKTYNYPKYRAESLLSHAPRLDGDGADLLTKLLQFEGRNRISAEDAMKHPFFFSLGERIHKLPDTTSIFALKEIQLQKEANLRSSSMPDSGRPAFRVVDTEF; encoded by the exons ATGGATCGGATGAAGAAGATCAAACGGCAGCTGTCAATGACACTCCGAGGTGGCCGAGGCATAGACAAGACCAATGGTGCCCCTGAACAGATAGGCCTGGATgagagtggtggtggtggtggcagtgaccCTGGAGAGGTCCCCACCCATGTTGCCCCTGGGGAACCTCGCTCTGGACGAGGCCCACTCAGCTCTGCACCAG AGATTGTGCACGAGGACTTGAAGATGGGGTCTGATGGGGAGAGTGACCAGGCTTCGGCCACATCCTCGGATGAGGTGCAGTCTCCAGTGAGGGTGCGCATGCGCAACCATCCCCCACGCAAGATCTCCACCGAG GACATTAACAAGCGACTATCGCTACCAGCTGACATCCGGTTGCCTGAGGGCTACCTTGAGAAGCTGACTCTCAATAGCCCCATCTTTGACAAGCCCCTCAGCCGCCGCCTCCGTCGAGTCAGCCTG TCTGAGATTGGCTTTGGGAAATTGGAGACCTACATCAAGCTGGACAAGCTGGGTGAG GGTACCTATGCCACAGTCTACAAGGGCAAAAGCAAGCTCACAGACAACCTTGTAGCACTCAAGGAGATCAGACTGGAACATGAAGAGGGGGCACCCTGCACCGCCATCCGGGAAG TGTCTCTGCTCAAGGACCTCAAACATGCCAACATCGTTACGCTGCATGACATTATCCACACGGAGAAGTCCCTCACCCTTGTCTTTGAGTACCTG GACAAGGACTTGAAGCAGTACCTGGATGACTGTGGGAACGTCATCAATATGCACAACGTGAAA CTGTTCCTGTTCCAGCTGCTCCGTGGCCTGGCCTACTGCCACCGGCAGAAGGTGCTACACCGAGACCTCAAGCCCCAGAACCTGCTTATCAACGAGAGGGGAGAGCTCAAGCTGGCTGACTTCG GCTTGGCACGGGCCAAGTCAATCCCAACAAAGACATACTCCAATGAAGTGGTGACACTGTGGTACCGGCCACCTGACATCCTGCTTGGGTCCACAGACTACTCCACCCAGATTGACATGTG GGGTGTGGGCTGCATCTTCTATGAGATGGCTACAGGCCGGCCACTCTTCCCAGGCTCCACAGTTGAGGAACAGCTGCACTTCATCTTCCGCATCTTAG GAACCCCAACTGAGGACACATGGCCAGGCATCCTGTCCAATGAGGAGTTTAAGACATACAACTACCCCAAGTACCGAGCCGAGTCCCTTTTGAGCCATGCACCCCG ACTTGATGGCGACGGGGCTGACCTCCTCACCAAGCTGCTGCAG TTTGAGGGTCGAAATCGGATCTCTGCAGAGGATGCCATGAAACATCCATTCTTCTTCAGTCTGGGGGAGCGGATCCACAAACTTCCTGACA CTA